The Ignavibacteriales bacterium genome has a window encoding:
- a CDS encoding response regulator, which translates to MFSSKLFWKVTFYFALLLIILSATTVVTLYFLRQIQNNYSQASVDMTTTSHLDRLRNLVVDIQSAADEYMYTGLPEKRIIYDKCWKDFDNEIIALQRSYKDSVDLQTLKQIRASFYAWVANIGDKKILLASSNLDSDKLGKEIHSLGSQQSSNRYLELAHMLIRTLYQQRLTSVPKNIENSIDLSKNIASFVVLVNILIAVFAMALGFILTRSITKPVEQLRGGTQNIMNGMFEPITLHQRDEFGDLASDFNQMSKMLQYNYNRLTAYSELMTALNKHESLATVEQASLQILCSHTDASVGALYLLENDSNMLKLVSGYSLQNIENRTQYRIGEGIPGQCAAMKQAIEVSDFVTAKDYIIDTGLVSVIPSYILATPILFQDNLIGVIVLGSMKSFDEHRREIMDNSVPQIGVAITNAKNLESTKKLSNEIATKNNELNGKNTELQKAYRVKSDFLSNMSHELRTPLNSIIGFTSVLLGPHGDPLTTDQAKALEKVLKNGKHLLELINDILDFSKIEAGRTPINLSTDEVADIISNALVTVEPMVIGKDVKLVQEVEPNLPLLNTDTLKVKQILLNLLSNAAKFTEHGAITVIAKKQNDMVSISVKDDGIGIEPKNLNRVFEEFQQIDSSNARKYKGTGLGLAIAKNYARLLGGSLTVHSEIGKGSTFTLVIPPVISDEKLLKPNDETPDVKNVVGTPVSQSVAEQLPALSTGILVLCIDDNPEVIDLLRRYLIPEGYSVKSASSGDEGMQLAEELHPAVITLDIMMPEKDGWQVLRELKSNPATKDIPVIIHSIVENRPLALSLGALEVVTKPSDPKKILDIVERACRSNNQPIMIVDDNEDFADSLKIMLEAEGFRATALYSGEEALKNIETINPSLLFLDLIMPGIDGFAVVQRLRSQERWQNLPIVILSGADITNEQRQSLNKLIAEYIDKGHFSKELISSTIKKIVSLSHR; encoded by the coding sequence ATGTTTTCTTCTAAGCTATTTTGGAAAGTAACTTTCTATTTCGCTCTTCTCCTTATTATTCTTTCGGCAACCACTGTTGTCACACTCTACTTTTTAAGACAAATTCAGAATAATTATTCTCAAGCATCAGTAGATATGACCACAACGTCCCACTTGGATCGCTTGAGGAATTTGGTCGTTGATATCCAATCCGCTGCAGATGAATATATGTACACAGGCCTTCCTGAGAAGAGAATCATATACGATAAATGTTGGAAGGATTTCGATAATGAAATTATTGCTCTTCAGAGAAGCTATAAAGATTCGGTCGATCTGCAGACACTGAAACAGATACGCGCTTCCTTTTATGCATGGGTTGCAAATATTGGAGACAAGAAAATATTGCTTGCCTCTTCCAATCTGGACAGTGATAAACTTGGGAAGGAGATTCATTCCTTAGGCAGTCAACAATCATCCAATCGGTATCTTGAATTGGCTCATATGCTGATCCGTACATTATATCAACAACGTTTGACATCAGTACCAAAGAATATCGAGAACTCTATTGACTTATCAAAAAATATAGCATCGTTCGTCGTTCTCGTGAATATTCTGATTGCCGTTTTTGCTATGGCTCTCGGATTTATTTTGACGCGGTCTATCACAAAGCCGGTCGAACAATTACGCGGTGGCACGCAGAACATTATGAACGGTATGTTTGAGCCGATTACATTGCATCAGCGAGATGAATTTGGAGATCTCGCGAGTGATTTCAACCAGATGTCCAAAATGTTGCAATATAATTACAACCGTTTAACGGCATATTCAGAACTAATGACGGCGTTGAACAAACATGAATCTCTGGCGACTGTAGAACAAGCCAGTTTGCAAATATTGTGTTCACACACGGATGCTTCTGTCGGTGCGCTGTATCTTCTTGAAAATGATTCCAATATGTTAAAGTTAGTGAGCGGGTATTCCCTCCAGAACATCGAAAACAGAACTCAGTACAGAATAGGAGAAGGAATTCCAGGCCAATGTGCCGCGATGAAACAAGCTATTGAAGTCAGCGACTTTGTGACCGCCAAAGATTATATTATTGATACTGGTCTCGTGAGTGTTATTCCCTCATACATTCTGGCTACGCCAATTTTGTTCCAGGATAATCTTATCGGGGTGATTGTGTTGGGATCTATGAAATCCTTTGATGAACATCGACGAGAGATCATGGATAATTCCGTTCCACAAATCGGCGTTGCTATCACCAATGCAAAGAATCTGGAATCAACGAAAAAGCTTTCCAATGAAATCGCGACAAAGAATAATGAACTCAATGGTAAAAATACAGAACTGCAGAAAGCATATCGGGTGAAGTCAGACTTCCTTTCGAATATGTCCCATGAACTGCGGACCCCGCTTAATTCCATTATCGGTTTTACGTCGGTTTTGTTAGGGCCACATGGTGATCCGCTTACTACCGACCAGGCAAAAGCGTTGGAAAAAGTTTTAAAGAACGGGAAGCACTTGCTTGAACTCATTAACGATATTCTTGATTTCTCAAAAATTGAAGCAGGCAGGACACCAATCAATCTGAGCACAGATGAAGTTGCAGATATCATCTCAAATGCATTGGTGACCGTGGAACCAATGGTGATCGGAAAAGACGTGAAACTTGTGCAAGAAGTTGAACCCAATCTACCTTTGTTGAATACCGATACGCTCAAGGTCAAGCAAATCCTCTTGAACCTTTTGAGCAATGCTGCGAAGTTCACCGAGCACGGTGCAATTACAGTTATCGCTAAAAAACAAAACGATATGGTCTCAATCTCTGTCAAAGATGACGGTATTGGAATTGAACCTAAGAATCTTAATCGTGTATTTGAGGAATTTCAACAGATAGATTCGAGCAACGCCAGAAAGTACAAAGGCACGGGTTTGGGCTTAGCAATAGCAAAAAATTATGCACGTCTTCTCGGCGGAAGTTTGACAGTGCACAGTGAAATTGGAAAAGGTTCTACTTTCACACTTGTCATCCCTCCAGTGATTTCTGATGAAAAGCTTCTCAAACCAAATGATGAAACACCAGATGTAAAAAATGTCGTCGGTACTCCAGTATCACAATCTGTAGCAGAACAATTACCTGCACTCTCAACAGGTATTCTTGTCCTCTGTATAGATGATAATCCAGAGGTTATTGATCTGCTCCGCAGGTATTTAATTCCGGAAGGGTATTCTGTCAAAAGTGCCTCATCGGGAGATGAAGGCATGCAGCTTGCAGAGGAGCTTCATCCCGCAGTTATTACGTTGGATATTATGATGCCTGAGAAGGATGGCTGGCAAGTATTGCGGGAATTGAAAAGTAATCCGGCGACAAAAGATATTCCTGTCATTATTCATTCTATAGTTGAAAATCGACCGCTGGCACTTTCACTTGGCGCACTGGAAGTAGTTACAAAACCTTCTGATCCGAAGAAAATTTTGGACATTGTAGAACGCGCTTGCCGCTCCAACAATCAGCCAATTATGATTGTCGATGACAACGAGGATTTTGCCGACTCGTTGAAGATTATGCTTGAAGCTGAAGGATTTCGTGCTACAGCGTTGTACAGCGGCGAAGAGGCACTCAAGAATATTGAAACCATCAATCCATCGCTTTTATTCCTCGATCTTATCATGCCCGGTATTGACGGATTCGCCGTTGTTCAGCGGCTTCGGTCTCAGGAACGATGGCAGAACCTTCCGATCGTGATTCTCTCGGGAGCCGATATTACAAACGAGCAACGTCAGAGTCTGAATAAACTTATTGCAGAGTATATAGACAAAGGACACTTTTCGAAGGAACTTATTTCGAGCACGATTAAAAAAATTGTTTCACTGTCACATAGATAA